GCCGAAGCGCGCCCTGCTTGCCCATGGCGTCCAGCAGCAGCCTGGTCTTCTCCGCGGCTCCGGAGCCGAGTTCGATCAGTGTGTCAGCCTCCACGATCTCGGCGATGTCGACCGCCGCCCGATTCAAAGCCGCTCGCTCGGCCCTGGTCGGGTAGTACTCCGGCAGCCGGGTGATCGCCTCGAACAGCTCGCTACCCCGCGCGTCGTACAACCACATCGAGGACAAGGTCCGCCGCGCGGCGGTGAGACCCGCGGCGGCTTCGGCACGCAGACTTCGGCCTGCGGCGGCCTCGTCGAGATGAACATCGATGCGCGCAGCGTTCACAGTCTCCCTCTCGATGGCGCCGGGTGAATCGGCGTGATGTCGATCTCGTCGCGGGTGGCGACGAGCAGGCTCGCGTCGGGCACTTCCGTCCATCCCTCGGCGGTGTCCAGCGGTTCGGAGGACACCATGAGGCGGCCGGGTGCGCTCTGCACGAAGAGCGAATGGGTCCAGGTGCTGGCCACCACCGTCGAACCGTCGGTGAGCAACAGGTTCAATCGAGATCCGGGGATCTGCGCTGCGGCGCCGACGAGGTCCCGGACCGCCGAGGCCGGTGGATCGCCCGCGTCGAGCCTGGCACGCAGCCAGGCCCACAGCAACGCGGAGTCCGTCGCGCCCGAGGTGGCGAGTGCGGCGGTGGGCAGCGTCTCGATCAGTCGCGTCGCGCTGTCCGGCCAGCCGGGCAGTAACCCGTTATGGCTGAAGAGCCA
This Actinoalloteichus hymeniacidonis DNA region includes the following protein-coding sequences:
- the egtC gene encoding ergothioneine biosynthesis protein EgtC — its product is MCRHLAYLGPATSLAALIFEGANSLERQSWAPTMMRQGGTVNVDGFGVGWFPAAPDEARADVGSEADAPLLYRRTGPIWNDHGFAEMSTVVGTRAALAAVRSATVGMPISEEACAPFRHGRWLFSHNGLLPGWPDSATRLIETLPTAALATSGATDSALLWAWLRARLDAGDPPASAVRDLVGAAAQIPGSRLNLLLTDGSTVVASTWTHSLFVQSAPGRLMVSSEPLDTAEGWTEVPDASLLVATRDEIDITPIHPAPSRGRL